One region of Paucibacter aquatile genomic DNA includes:
- the galE gene encoding UDP-glucose 4-epimerase GalE encodes MAETILLTGATGYIASHTWLALQAAGYQVVGVDNFSNSSPEVLKRLAQLGGQTPVFEQADVCDPTALAQVFAKHQPQAVVHFAAFKAVGESTQQPLAYYRNNLGGLVNTCEQMQAHGCKRIVFSSSATVYGVPERLPLREDAALSAVNPYGATKLMGETILRDLGAADPSWQTACLRYFNPVGAHESGLIGEDPRGTPNNLMPYVAQVAIGRRPRLQVFGNDYDTPDGTGVRDYIHVLDLAEGHVAALRFLLSGPESITVNLGTGQGYSVLDLVKAYEAASGQAVPYDIVARRPGDVAACYADPTLAQQRLGWQARHTLARMCEDSWRWQRMNPQGFEPS; translated from the coding sequence ATGGCTGAAACCATTCTTCTGACCGGCGCCACAGGCTATATCGCCTCTCACACCTGGCTGGCCTTGCAGGCCGCTGGTTATCAGGTCGTGGGCGTCGACAATTTCAGCAACAGCTCGCCCGAAGTGCTGAAGCGCCTGGCGCAGCTCGGTGGTCAAACACCGGTGTTCGAACAGGCCGATGTCTGCGACCCAACCGCCTTGGCTCAGGTGTTTGCAAAGCATCAACCTCAAGCGGTCGTCCATTTCGCGGCCTTCAAGGCAGTGGGCGAATCCACCCAGCAACCCCTCGCCTACTACCGCAACAATCTGGGCGGCTTGGTCAACACCTGCGAGCAGATGCAAGCCCACGGCTGCAAACGCATCGTCTTCAGCAGCAGCGCCACGGTTTACGGTGTGCCGGAGCGGCTGCCGCTGCGCGAGGATGCGGCCCTGTCAGCCGTCAACCCCTACGGCGCCACCAAGCTGATGGGTGAAACCATTTTGCGCGATCTCGGTGCGGCGGATCCGAGCTGGCAAACCGCTTGCCTGCGCTATTTCAACCCGGTGGGCGCACATGAAAGCGGTCTGATCGGTGAGGATCCCCGTGGCACGCCCAACAACCTCATGCCCTATGTCGCCCAAGTGGCCATCGGCCGCCGACCGCGCCTGCAGGTCTTCGGCAATGACTACGACACGCCAGATGGCACCGGCGTGCGCGACTACATCCATGTGCTGGACCTGGCCGAGGGCCATGTGGCGGCGCTGCGCTTCTTGCTGTCGGGCCCAGAGTCGATCACGGTCAACCTGGGCACCGGTCAGGGCTACAGCGTGCTGGACCTGGTCAAAGCGTATGAAGCGGCCAGCGGCCAAGCGGTACCCTATGACATCGTGGCGCGACGCCCTGGCGATGTGGCGGCCTGTTATGCCGACCCGACCCTGGCCCAGCAGCGCCTGGGCTGGCAAGCCCGGCACACGCTGGCCCGCATGTGCGAGGACAGCTGGCGGTGGCAGCGCATGAATCCGCAAGGATTCGAACCCTCTTGA
- a CDS encoding mannose-1-phosphate guanylyltransferase/mannose-6-phosphate isomerase, with protein MNRIQVQPVIMAGGSGTRLWPLSRAGYPKQFLVLSGNSSLFQQAATRLGRLGAEDLDVLGPMIVGNEEHRFLVLDQLRETGLEPSAVLLEPSGRNTAPALTLAALAALQNGQDPVLVVTPADQTVTQAQAFTGALQEAVRCAAEGAIVILGITPDRAETGYGYIRAARDEQGLAVAQFVEKPDAATATRYLAEGGYFWNSGMFVLRASVWLQALRRFRLDIAEATQAAWDVRQTDAKFVRPGKAEFAAVPSESVDYAVMERCPGSDIPLRMLALDAGWNDLGAWEAVWQVADKDADGNAWQGDAIISDSRNTLVHATSRLVSVVGLQDIVVVETPDAVLVSDRARSQEVKKIVARLDAEKRGEQTLHRKVHRPWGWYDSIDSGARFQVKRIMVKPGASLSLQMHHHRAEHWIVVSGTAEITNGDKVLLLSENQSTYIPLGQTHRLANPGRVPLEIIEVQSGAYLGEDDIVRFEDTYGRN; from the coding sequence ATGAACCGAATTCAAGTTCAGCCGGTCATCATGGCCGGCGGCAGTGGCACCCGGCTGTGGCCCCTGTCACGCGCCGGATATCCCAAGCAGTTCCTGGTGCTGTCGGGCAACAGCAGCTTGTTTCAGCAGGCCGCCACACGCCTTGGCCGATTGGGCGCCGAAGACCTGGATGTCTTGGGGCCGATGATTGTCGGCAACGAAGAGCACCGCTTTCTCGTGCTGGATCAATTGCGCGAAACCGGCCTGGAGCCTTCAGCAGTGCTGCTCGAACCCTCCGGACGCAACACAGCGCCGGCCCTGACCCTGGCGGCCTTGGCGGCGCTGCAGAACGGGCAGGACCCGGTGCTGGTGGTCACACCTGCCGACCAGACCGTGACTCAGGCCCAAGCCTTCACTGGAGCGCTGCAAGAAGCGGTGCGCTGCGCGGCCGAGGGCGCCATCGTGATCCTGGGCATCACCCCCGATCGCGCTGAAACAGGCTATGGCTACATCCGTGCTGCACGCGATGAGCAGGGACTGGCCGTGGCTCAGTTTGTGGAGAAGCCCGATGCCGCCACAGCCACGCGCTACCTGGCCGAAGGTGGCTATTTCTGGAACAGTGGCATGTTTGTGCTACGCGCGAGCGTCTGGCTGCAAGCCTTGCGTCGCTTCCGCCTCGACATCGCTGAGGCGACGCAAGCCGCTTGGGACGTACGCCAGACCGATGCGAAATTCGTGCGCCCAGGCAAGGCTGAGTTTGCCGCCGTGCCCAGCGAATCGGTGGACTACGCCGTGATGGAGCGCTGCCCGGGCAGCGACATCCCCTTGCGCATGCTGGCCCTTGATGCCGGCTGGAATGATCTGGGCGCCTGGGAGGCTGTCTGGCAGGTGGCGGACAAGGATGCCGATGGCAATGCCTGGCAGGGCGATGCCATCATCAGCGACAGCCGCAACACCTTGGTGCATGCCACCAGCCGCCTGGTCAGCGTGGTCGGCCTGCAGGACATCGTGGTGGTCGAGACCCCCGACGCCGTGCTGGTCAGTGACCGCGCGCGCAGCCAAGAAGTCAAGAAGATCGTTGCCCGGCTGGATGCGGAGAAACGCGGCGAGCAGACCCTGCACCGCAAAGTCCATCGCCCCTGGGGCTGGTACGACAGCATCGACTCCGGCGCACGTTTCCAGGTCAAGCGCATCATGGTGAAACCCGGCGCCTCGTTGAGCCTGCAGATGCACCACCATCGCGCCGAGCACTGGATCGTGGTGTCTGGGACGGCCGAAATCACCAATGGCGACAAGGTCCTGCTGCTGAGCGAAAACCAAAGCACCTACATCCCACTCGGCCAGACCCACCGCCTGGCCAATCCAGGCCGGGTGCCATTGGAAATCATTGAGGTACAGTCCGGCGCCTATTTGGGCGAGGATGACATCGTCCGCTTTGAAGACACCTACGGCCGCAACTGA
- a CDS encoding nucleotide sugar dehydrogenase: protein MSIIAVVGLGYVGLPLVVAFGKHSRTIGFDIAKDKVAKCQAGTDPSRELEDAEMALAVHAEYSHDPACLAEADVIIVAVPTPVDEAHIPDFRPLIGSSTSVGRHMKKGAIVVYESTVYPGATEEVCIPVLERESGLKWKQDFFVGYSPERINPGDKEHTLTKILKIVSGDTPQTLDTVAQVYERIIKPGVHRAASIKVAEAAKVIENTQRDLNIALMNELAIIFDKIGIDTSEVLEAAGTKWNFLKFKPGLVGGHCIGVDPYYLTHKADMLGYHPQVILAGRRINDGMGKFIAEQTIKQMIAAGSPIKGAKVNVLGLTFKEDCGDLRNSKVIDIIHELQSYGVEVIVTDPDADVEEAVHEYGVRPVTWAELPRADAIVAAVAHKGYKQLKVSDLTSKLNPGGVFVDVKAAFDQKALAESGLRVWRL from the coding sequence ATGAGCATCATTGCCGTCGTCGGTCTGGGTTATGTCGGCCTGCCCCTGGTTGTGGCGTTTGGCAAGCACAGCCGCACCATCGGCTTTGATATCGCCAAGGACAAGGTCGCCAAATGCCAGGCCGGCACCGACCCCTCGCGCGAACTCGAAGACGCCGAAATGGCCTTGGCCGTGCATGCCGAGTACAGCCACGATCCCGCCTGCCTCGCCGAAGCCGACGTCATCATCGTCGCCGTGCCCACGCCGGTGGACGAGGCTCATATCCCTGACTTCAGGCCCCTGATCGGCTCCAGCACCAGCGTGGGCCGCCACATGAAGAAGGGCGCCATCGTTGTATACGAAAGCACCGTCTATCCCGGTGCGACCGAAGAGGTCTGCATTCCCGTGCTGGAGCGCGAGTCGGGCCTGAAGTGGAAGCAGGACTTCTTTGTCGGTTACAGCCCCGAGCGCATCAACCCGGGCGACAAGGAGCACACGCTGACCAAGATCCTGAAGATCGTCTCCGGCGACACCCCGCAGACCTTGGACACGGTCGCGCAAGTCTACGAGCGCATCATCAAGCCGGGCGTGCACCGTGCCGCCAGCATCAAGGTGGCCGAGGCCGCCAAGGTGATCGAGAACACCCAGCGCGACCTGAACATTGCGCTGATGAACGAACTGGCCATCATCTTCGACAAGATCGGCATCGACACCAGCGAAGTTCTGGAGGCCGCCGGCACGAAGTGGAACTTCCTGAAGTTCAAGCCGGGCTTGGTCGGTGGCCACTGCATTGGCGTGGACCCTTATTACCTGACCCACAAGGCCGACATGCTGGGCTATCACCCTCAAGTCATCCTGGCCGGCCGGCGCATCAACGATGGCATGGGCAAATTCATTGCTGAACAAACCATCAAGCAGATGATCGCGGCCGGCTCCCCCATCAAGGGTGCCAAGGTCAATGTGCTGGGCCTGACCTTCAAGGAAGACTGCGGTGACCTGCGCAACTCCAAGGTCATCGACATCATTCATGAACTGCAAAGCTACGGCGTCGAGGTGATCGTGACCGACCCGGATGCGGATGTCGAAGAGGCCGTGCATGAATACGGCGTGCGCCCGGTCACTTGGGCCGAGTTGCCACGTGCCGATGCCATCGTCGCGGCCGTGGCACACAAAGGTTACAAACAGCTGAAAGTGTCGGACCTGACCAGCAAGCTAAACCCTGGGGGGGTGTTTGTTGATGTCAAGGCCGCATTTGACCAGAAAGCCCTGGCTGAATCGGGTTTACGCGTTTGGCGGCTGTAG
- the rfbB gene encoding dTDP-glucose 4,6-dehydratase: protein MTILVTGGAGFIGSNFVLDWLAQSDETVVNLDVLSYAGNLENLASLQGDARHVFVQGDICDRALVDRLLAEHQPRALVHFAAESHVDRSISGPGAFMRTNIEGTYTLLEASRQYWSGLNEEAKAAFRFHHVSTDEVYGSLGPQDPAFTETKTYEPNSPYSASKAASDHLVRAWHHTYGLPVLTTNCSNNYGPYHFPEKLIPLMIVNALAGKPLPVYGDGQQIRDWLYVTDHASAIRAVIAGGRVGETYNIGGWNEMANIDIVKTVCALLDELRPDPAGPYSRLITYVKDRPGHDRRYAIDARKVERELGWRPAETFASGIRKTVQWYLDHPDWVARVQSGAYRDWVSQQYGA from the coding sequence ATGACCATCCTCGTCACCGGCGGCGCCGGTTTCATCGGCAGCAACTTCGTGCTCGATTGGCTGGCCCAGTCCGATGAGACCGTGGTCAATCTCGATGTGCTGAGCTACGCCGGCAATCTCGAGAACCTCGCTTCCTTGCAAGGCGACGCACGACACGTCTTCGTTCAAGGCGACATCTGCGACCGCGCCTTGGTGGACCGCCTGCTGGCCGAACACCAGCCCCGAGCGCTCGTGCATTTCGCGGCCGAAAGCCATGTCGACCGGTCGATCAGCGGCCCGGGTGCCTTCATGCGCACCAATATCGAGGGCACCTACACCTTGCTGGAAGCCAGCCGCCAATATTGGTCGGGCCTGAACGAGGAGGCCAAGGCGGCCTTTCGGTTTCACCATGTCTCCACCGACGAGGTCTACGGCAGCCTGGGCCCGCAAGACCCGGCATTCACGGAGACCAAGACCTACGAGCCGAACAGCCCCTACTCGGCCAGCAAGGCGGCCAGCGACCATTTGGTGCGGGCCTGGCACCACACCTACGGCCTGCCGGTGCTGACCACCAACTGCAGCAACAACTACGGCCCCTATCACTTCCCCGAGAAGCTGATCCCGCTGATGATCGTCAATGCGCTGGCCGGCAAGCCCTTGCCGGTGTACGGCGATGGCCAGCAGATCCGCGATTGGCTGTATGTCACCGACCATGCCTCCGCCATCCGTGCCGTGATCGCTGGCGGCCGTGTGGGCGAAACCTACAACATCGGCGGCTGGAACGAGATGGCGAACATCGACATCGTCAAAACCGTCTGCGCTTTGCTGGATGAGTTGCGTCCTGACCCCGCCGGCCCCTACAGCCGCCTGATCACCTACGTCAAAGACCGTCCCGGCCATGACCGCCGCTACGCCATCGACGCCCGCAAGGTCGAGCGCGAACTCGGCTGGCGCCCGGCCGAAACCTTTGCCAGCGGCATCCGCAAGACCGTGCAGTGGTACCTCGACCACCCAGACTGGGTGGCTCGGGTGCAAAGCGGTGCCTACCGCGACTGGGTCTCCCAGCAGTACGGAGCCTGA
- the rfbD gene encoding dTDP-4-dehydrorhamnose reductase — translation MRILLLGKNGQVGWELQRALSPLGELIALDRHEGGDLADNTSLQTTVQRFAPQLIVNAAAYTAVDKAESEPELAHQINATAPGLLAAEATRLGALLVHYSTDYVFNGTGDQPRDEAADTAPLSVYGASKLAGEHAIRANACQHLILRTSWVYAARGGNFAKTMLRLASEREQLKVIADQMGAPTGADLLADLTAHMARATLTNPSLSGTYHAVAAGETSWHAYARHVIETARRQGHSLRVAADQVLPIPTSDYPTPASRPLNSRLSTAKLQKNFDLRLPDWTVGVDRMLAEIL, via the coding sequence GTGCGCATCCTCTTGCTCGGCAAGAATGGCCAGGTCGGTTGGGAGTTGCAGCGCGCACTGAGCCCTCTGGGTGAATTGATCGCCCTGGATCGCCACGAAGGCGGCGATCTGGCCGACAACACGTCCTTGCAAACCACAGTGCAACGCTTCGCGCCCCAGCTGATCGTCAATGCCGCGGCCTACACGGCAGTGGACAAGGCCGAGAGCGAGCCCGAGTTGGCCCACCAGATCAACGCCACCGCACCAGGGCTGTTGGCCGCCGAAGCCACCCGCCTGGGTGCACTGCTGGTGCACTACAGCACGGATTACGTCTTCAATGGCACAGGTGATCAGCCCCGCGACGAAGCGGCTGACACGGCACCGCTGAGCGTCTATGGCGCCAGCAAATTGGCCGGCGAACATGCCATCCGCGCCAATGCTTGCCAGCACCTGATCCTGCGCACCAGCTGGGTCTATGCGGCCCGCGGCGGCAATTTCGCCAAGACCATGTTGCGATTGGCAAGCGAGCGCGAGCAACTCAAGGTCATAGCCGACCAGATGGGCGCGCCCACGGGCGCCGACCTCTTGGCCGACCTCACGGCCCATATGGCCAGAGCCACACTGACGAATCCGAGCTTGAGTGGCACTTACCACGCTGTGGCGGCAGGCGAAACGAGCTGGCATGCCTATGCCCGCCATGTCATTGAGACCGCCCGCCGGCAAGGCCACTCGCTGCGAGTGGCGGCCGATCAAGTGCTGCCCATCCCCACCAGCGACTACCCCACACCCGCAAGCCGGCCCTTGAATTCGCGCCTATCGACAGCCAAACTCCAGAAGAACTTTGACCTTCGATTGCCGGACTGGACCGTCGGCGTCGACCGCATGCTGGCCGAGATCCTCTAA
- the rfbA gene encoding glucose-1-phosphate thymidylyltransferase RfbA, protein MSSSKNRKGIILAGGSGTRLHPATMAMSKQLLPVYDKPMVYYPLSTLMLAGIRDILLISTPQDIPRFEALLGDGQRWGLNISYCVQPSPDGLAQAFILGRQFLGGAPSALVLGDNIFYGNDFQSLLQHADNTKTGATVFAYHVNDPERYGVVEFDGQLRALSIEEKPAHPKSNYAVTGLYFYDEQVCDIAASIRPSARGELEITDVNAHYLSRDQLQVEMMGRGYAWLDTGTHDSLLEAGQFIATLEKRQGLKVSCPEEIAFRAGWIDAEQLAAMARTMAKNGYGQYLQRLLTDRPY, encoded by the coding sequence ATGAGTTCATCCAAGAATCGCAAGGGCATCATTCTGGCCGGTGGCTCGGGCACGCGCCTGCACCCCGCCACCATGGCAATGAGCAAGCAGCTGCTGCCCGTGTACGACAAGCCCATGGTGTACTACCCCTTGAGCACGCTGATGCTGGCAGGCATCCGCGACATCCTGCTGATCAGCACGCCACAGGACATCCCTCGTTTCGAGGCCTTGCTCGGTGATGGGCAGCGCTGGGGCCTGAACATCAGCTACTGCGTGCAACCCAGCCCGGATGGCCTGGCTCAGGCTTTCATTTTGGGTCGCCAGTTCCTAGGCGGCGCGCCGAGCGCCTTGGTCCTTGGGGACAACATTTTTTACGGCAACGACTTCCAAAGTCTGCTGCAACATGCGGACAACACAAAAACGGGAGCGACCGTTTTTGCATACCACGTCAACGACCCGGAACGTTATGGCGTCGTGGAGTTCGACGGCCAGCTGCGCGCATTGTCAATCGAGGAAAAGCCCGCTCACCCGAAAAGCAACTACGCCGTAACGGGTCTCTACTTTTACGACGAGCAAGTGTGCGACATCGCAGCGAGCATTCGTCCAAGTGCCCGTGGGGAACTGGAGATCACGGATGTCAATGCACACTATTTGTCACGAGATCAGTTGCAAGTGGAAATGATGGGACGTGGCTATGCCTGGCTGGACACCGGAACTCATGACAGTTTGCTGGAGGCTGGCCAGTTCATTGCCACTCTCGAGAAGCGGCAAGGACTCAAGGTGTCTTGCCCGGAAGAAATAGCTTTCCGCGCTGGCTGGATCGACGCCGAGCAATTGGCTGCCATGGCAAGAACCATGGCCAAGAATGGCTATGGGCAGTACCTGCAGCGGCTTTTGACAGATCGTCCCTATTGA
- the rfbC gene encoding dTDP-4-dehydrorhamnose 3,5-epimerase: protein MKACPTHLPDVLLIEPRVFGDSRGFFAETWNQDVFNQTVGQNIRFVQDNHSRSARGVLRGLHFQLPPHAQGKLVRCVAGAVFDVAVDIRRSSPNFGRWVGVELSADNHKQLWIPPGFAHGFLVLSESADFLYKTTDTYAPQAEGAVRWDDPEIGIAWPDVGAAPLLADKDLKAPLLADAPRLFD from the coding sequence ATGAAAGCCTGTCCGACCCATTTGCCTGATGTGCTGTTGATCGAACCGCGCGTCTTCGGTGATTCGCGTGGCTTCTTTGCCGAAACTTGGAACCAAGACGTCTTCAATCAGACCGTGGGCCAGAACATTCGATTTGTTCAGGACAATCACTCCCGCTCCGCACGAGGCGTTCTCCGCGGCCTGCATTTCCAATTGCCGCCCCATGCCCAGGGCAAGCTGGTGCGCTGCGTGGCGGGCGCGGTGTTTGATGTGGCCGTGGACATCCGCCGGTCCAGCCCCAATTTCGGGCGATGGGTGGGCGTCGAATTGAGCGCCGACAACCACAAGCAGTTGTGGATTCCACCCGGATTTGCCCACGGCTTCTTGGTGCTCAGCGAGAGTGCTGACTTTCTCTACAAGACCACCGACACCTACGCGCCTCAGGCCGAAGGTGCTGTGCGTTGGGATGACCCTGAGATTGGGATCGCATGGCCAGATGTTGGCGCAGCGCCCCTGCTGGCAGACAAAGACCTGAAAGCTCCACTGCTGGCCGACGCGCCGCGGCTGTTCGACTGA
- a CDS encoding UDP-glucose dehydrogenase family protein — protein MKVTAIGTGYVGLVTGACLAEMGNHVVCLDVNPEKIRILNEGQIPIHEPGLLDIVRRNVAAGRLQFTTDIDRAVNHGTIMFIGVGTPPDEDGSADLQYVLAAARSIGQRMTDYKVIVDKSTVPVGTADRVRAAVEEELAKRGSNLNFSVVSNPEFLKEGAAVEDFMKPDRIIVGSDDEQATLFMRALYSPFTRNHDRMIVMDLRSAEFTKYAANAMLATRISFMNEMALLAEKVGADIELVRRGIGSDPRIGYSFLYAGAGYGGSCFPKDVKALIRAAEDEGIPLRVLTAVEQANERQKLLLVDKVVSRFGSDLSGRHFALWGLAFKPNTDDMREAPALVIVQELLRRGATLAAYDPVAMPEAQRLLGDHGGLQLCPSAEAALEGADALLLITEWKEFRTPDFDGIKRSLKQPVVFDGRNQWEPALMKTLGFEHFAIGRGLSL, from the coding sequence ATGAAAGTCACCGCCATTGGCACGGGTTATGTGGGTCTGGTCACGGGCGCCTGCCTGGCCGAGATGGGCAACCATGTCGTTTGTCTGGATGTGAATCCGGAGAAAATTCGCATCCTCAACGAGGGCCAGATCCCCATCCACGAGCCGGGCTTGCTGGACATCGTGCGCCGCAATGTGGCGGCGGGCCGGCTGCAGTTCACCACCGACATCGATCGAGCGGTCAACCACGGCACCATCATGTTCATTGGCGTGGGCACGCCGCCCGATGAAGATGGTTCGGCCGATCTTCAATACGTGCTGGCGGCCGCGCGCTCCATCGGCCAGCGCATGACCGACTACAAGGTTATTGTCGACAAGAGCACGGTGCCTGTGGGCACGGCCGATCGCGTGCGTGCCGCGGTGGAGGAAGAGTTGGCCAAGCGCGGCTCGAACCTGAATTTCTCCGTCGTATCCAACCCGGAGTTCCTCAAGGAGGGCGCTGCGGTCGAAGACTTCATGAAACCGGACCGCATCATCGTCGGCTCGGATGATGAACAGGCCACGCTGTTCATGCGGGCGCTGTACTCACCGTTCACGCGCAACCATGACCGCATGATCGTGATGGATCTGCGCAGTGCCGAGTTCACCAAGTACGCCGCCAATGCCATGCTGGCCACCCGCATCAGCTTCATGAACGAGATGGCGCTGCTGGCCGAGAAAGTCGGCGCGGACATCGAACTGGTGCGCCGCGGCATCGGCTCCGACCCGCGCATCGGCTACAGCTTTCTGTATGCCGGCGCGGGTTATGGGGGATCTTGCTTCCCCAAGGACGTCAAGGCCTTGATTCGTGCGGCTGAAGATGAAGGCATCCCGCTGCGCGTGCTGACCGCCGTGGAGCAGGCCAACGAGCGACAGAAGCTCCTCTTGGTGGACAAGGTCGTGTCACGCTTTGGCTCCGATTTGTCGGGTCGCCATTTCGCTCTGTGGGGCCTGGCCTTCAAGCCCAATACCGACGATATGCGCGAGGCGCCAGCCCTGGTCATCGTCCAGGAGTTGCTGCGGCGCGGCGCCACCTTGGCGGCCTACGATCCCGTGGCCATGCCGGAGGCTCAACGCCTGTTGGGTGATCACGGCGGACTGCAGCTATGCCCCAGTGCGGAGGCTGCGCTCGAGGGGGCCGACGCCCTGCTCTTGATCACCGAGTGGAAAGAGTTCCGAACGCCGGATTTCGACGGAATCAAGCGCTCACTGAAGCAGCCCGTGGTTTTTGATGGCCGCAATCAATGGGAGCCCGCTCTCATGAAGACACTGGGCTTCGAGCACTTTGCGATTGGCCGCGGGCTGTCGCTTTGA
- a CDS encoding NAD-dependent epimerase: MKVLVTGAAGFIGMHVSQILLARGDQVVGLDNLNDYYDPTLKHNRLARLTGKPGFEFVKMDVADRPGIEKLFKDHKFDRVVHLAAQAGVRYSIENPHAYIDSNIVGFTNILEGCRHNGVQHLAYASSSSVYGGNTLMPFSEHHSVDHPVSLYAATKKANELMAHTYSHLFRLPTTGLRFFTVYGPWGRPDMALFLFTKAIIEGKPINVFNHGKMIRDFTYIDDIAEGVVRVLDRPATPEPGYDSDKSDPAHSNAPYRVFNIGNHAPIQLMAFIEAIEKAVGREAIKNFMPLQDGDVPATHADVEELAAWTNFRPAMPVPDGVAKFVAWYRDYFKV, encoded by the coding sequence GTGAAAGTACTCGTCACCGGCGCCGCCGGCTTCATCGGCATGCATGTCAGCCAGATCCTCCTGGCGCGAGGCGACCAGGTGGTCGGCCTGGACAATCTGAACGATTACTACGACCCGACGCTGAAGCACAACCGCCTCGCTCGGTTGACCGGCAAGCCCGGTTTCGAGTTCGTGAAGATGGATGTGGCGGACCGCCCCGGCATCGAGAAGCTCTTCAAGGATCACAAGTTCGACCGGGTGGTCCACCTGGCCGCCCAGGCCGGTGTGCGCTATTCGATCGAGAACCCCCACGCCTACATCGACAGCAATATCGTCGGCTTCACCAACATCCTGGAAGGCTGCCGCCACAACGGTGTGCAGCATCTGGCCTATGCCTCCAGCTCCAGCGTGTACGGCGGCAACACCTTGATGCCTTTCTCCGAGCACCACAGCGTCGACCATCCGGTCAGCCTGTATGCCGCCACCAAGAAGGCCAATGAGCTGATGGCCCACACCTACAGCCATCTGTTCCGCCTGCCCACCACCGGCCTGCGCTTCTTCACGGTCTACGGCCCCTGGGGTCGCCCGGACATGGCGCTGTTCCTGTTCACCAAGGCCATCATCGAAGGCAAGCCGATCAATGTCTTCAATCACGGCAAGATGATCCGTGACTTCACCTACATCGATGACATCGCCGAGGGTGTGGTGCGCGTGCTGGACCGCCCGGCCACGCCGGAGCCAGGTTACGACTCCGACAAGAGCGACCCGGCCCACTCCAATGCGCCCTACCGCGTGTTCAATATCGGCAACCACGCGCCGATCCAGCTGATGGCCTTCATCGAGGCAATCGAGAAGGCCGTGGGTCGCGAAGCGATCAAGAACTTCATGCCGCTGCAGGATGGCGACGTGCCCGCCACCCACGCCGATGTCGAAGAGTTGGCGGCCTGGACCAACTTCCGCCCGGCCATGCCGGTGCCGGACGGTGTGGCCAAGTTCGTGGCTTGGTACCGCGATTACTTCAAGGTCTGA
- the wecB gene encoding non-hydrolyzing UDP-N-acetylglucosamine 2-epimerase — protein MTSTALPCIHLIAGARPNFMKIAPIVRALQASGRLSWKIIHTGQHYDRDMNDVFFEELGIPAPDVRLGCGGGSHADQTGKIMLAYEQLVNAEKPAACLVVGDVNSTLACSIVAKKAGVPVAHVEAGLRSGDMSMPEEINRLVTDAISDWYFVTEPSGTQHLQREGKDMSTVFDVGHVMVDNVLFQAEKLKTQDTSVLESDAYKRQHSRYGVVTLHRPSNVDSAEALERIATVLRTVSAEIPLVFPVHPRTRANIEKFGVQLGANVTLMGPQAYMSFLHLWKDAALVLTDSGGLQEETTALGVPCITMRENTERPVTVDEGSNVLAGTDPNVIIPLALETLKTGGKRGRRPALWDGKSAERIVAILAEKLA, from the coding sequence ATGACCTCCACCGCCCTGCCCTGCATCCACCTGATCGCGGGCGCCCGTCCCAATTTCATGAAGATCGCCCCCATCGTGCGGGCCCTGCAGGCCAGTGGCCGCCTGAGCTGGAAGATCATCCACACCGGCCAGCACTACGACCGGGACATGAATGATGTGTTCTTCGAAGAGCTGGGCATTCCGGCGCCCGATGTGCGCCTGGGCTGCGGCGGCGGCAGCCATGCCGACCAGACCGGCAAGATCATGCTGGCTTACGAGCAATTGGTGAATGCAGAAAAGCCGGCCGCCTGCCTGGTCGTCGGCGACGTCAATTCCACCCTGGCCTGCTCCATCGTGGCCAAGAAGGCCGGTGTGCCTGTGGCCCATGTGGAAGCAGGCCTGCGCAGTGGCGACATGAGCATGCCGGAAGAGATCAACCGGCTGGTGACCGATGCCATCAGCGACTGGTACTTCGTCACCGAGCCCAGCGGCACCCAGCACTTGCAGCGCGAAGGCAAGGACATGAGCACGGTCTTCGATGTCGGCCATGTGATGGTGGACAACGTGCTGTTCCAAGCCGAGAAGCTCAAGACCCAGGACACTTCGGTCCTGGAAAGCGACGCCTACAAGCGCCAGCACAGCCGCTATGGGGTCGTCACCCTGCACCGTCCCAGCAATGTGGACAGTGCTGAAGCCCTGGAGCGCATCGCCACGGTCCTGCGCACCGTCTCGGCCGAAATCCCGCTGGTCTTTCCAGTCCATCCCCGCACCCGCGCCAATATCGAGAAGTTCGGCGTGCAACTGGGCGCCAACGTCACCCTGATGGGCCCGCAGGCCTACATGTCCTTCCTCCACCTCTGGAAGGATGCCGCCCTGGTGCTCACCGACAGCGGCGGACTGCAGGAAGAGACCACCGCCCTCGGCGTGCCCTGCATCACCATGCGCGAGAACACGGAGCGTCCCGTCACGGTGGACGAAGGCAGCAACGTGCTGGCAGGCACGGACCCGAACGTGATCATCCCCTTGGCACTCGAAACACTGAAGACGGGCGGCAAACGCGGCCGGCGGCCGGCCTTGTGGGATGGGAAATCCGCCGAACGTATCGTCGCCATCCTGGCAGAGAAGCTCGCATGA